ATAGCGCTGGTCATCTGTTAATGAAGCACCGACATAACGTCTTGGGGTTGCCGAACCGCCAAAAATCAGCTGGTCTGTAGATTGCGCTGTTTTAAGTTTATGATAATATAATTTATGTTGATCTGTTTTCTCAGATAGTTCAGACCCTTTGGGTTTATCATAGCTTGAATAGTAAAACCCATCATTACCTTTCCAAGCAATACCAGAGAATTTGACATCAACAAGCGTCTCGCCCACCGGTGCTTTATCCTTTGCATTCAATACGATCACTTTTCTCCAGTCCGAGCCACCTTCAGAGATCGAATACGCCACTAGACTTCCGTCCTTTGAAAAAGAAACGTCGGCCAATGAAGTCGATCCATCTTTCGAAAAAGTATTTGGATCAAGGAAAACTTCCTCCGCTCCATTCTCACCCTGTTTGCGGTAAAGCACGGAATGTTGTTGGAGCCCGTTGTTTTTAAAGAAATAGGTATATGCTCCTTCTTTGAAAGGTGTTCCTATTTTTTCATAATTCCAGATTTCCGTTAATTGCTCTTTCAATTTTGTCCGGAAAGGAATAGTATTTAGATAATCAAAAGTGACTTTATTTTCGGCCTGAACCCAACTTTTTGTTTCTGCTGAACGGTCGTCTTCCAACCAACGGTAGGGATCGGATACCTTCTCGCCCCAGAATTCGTCTACGACAGTGCCTTTGCTCGTCGTTGGATATTTCAACTGCTGTCCACAAACAGTGCTTGCTGTACCTGCCATACCTATCATCATCAGGATAAGGCCAATTTTTTTGTTTATCATAAAAAACTTTATACTTGTTTCATCCAAAAATAACAAATATAATTTCAGAATTCATAGTGCTAATCTCAAGTAAATGTCATTCTCGTCCGTTCAGAAACAATAATTCACTCTTTTCAAAGAACGGACCGTGTATCCTATCCATGGATTTTCCGAAATCGTTATTTTTACATCAGCCGAAATTTATTTAGCTTTATTTAAATCTTCTAAATAATTCAACAATGCGCAAAAGAATCGCTTTCCTATACTTGGCCCTATCCCTTTCTGCTATCGGTATGAGTCAAGCGCAGCAACTTCCAATAGATCAGCAATATCGTTCCACTCCCACTCGGGTCAACAACCTCGTTCATACCAAACTCGATGTCCGTTTTGACTATAAAAATCAATTTTTGAATGGAAAAGAATGGGTCACCCTACAGCCACATTTTTACCCAACGGATTCACTGCGTTTGGATGCCAAAGGTATGGATATCAAACAAATTGCGCTGGTCAATGGGCAACAACTGATCCCATTAGAATTCACCTATGATGATAATTCTCTTCTGATCAAATTGGATCGCAATTATCTCTCCAATGAGAAATATACCATCTATCTGGATTATACGGCCAAACCCAATCTGCTAAAAGCACAGGGCAGTGCAGCAATCAATGACGCGAAAGGGCTCTACTTTATTAATCCAGCTAAAAGCACGCCGAATAAACCGCAACAGATCTGGACCCAGGGCGAAACAGAGGCCTCCTCCGCCTGGTTCCCAACCATTGACCGCCCCAACCAAAAGACCACAGCCGAAATTTCAATGACCGTACTGGATAATTATGTCAGTCTGTCCAATGGAGCTCTAGTCAACCAGCAGAAGAACAATGATGGCACACGCACCGATACCTGGAAAATGGATCTTCCCCATGCGCCCTATTTATTTATGATGGCCGTGGGAGATTTTAAGATCTTTCAAGATAAGTACAATAATATTCCTGTTGATTATTACCTGGAGCCGAAGTATGCCCCTTATGCGAAGGATATCTTTGGTAAAACACCTGCCATGATGGATTTTTATGGCAAAACCTTGGGAATCCCTTATCCTTGGAACAAATATGCACAAATCGTTTGTCGCGACTATGTCTCTGGCGCTATGGAAAACACCACAGCGACCTTACATGGTGAGCATGTGCAAAAGACCAAAAGGGAACTTCTCGATGAAAATGAAGAGGGCACTATTGCCCATGAGTTGTTCCATCAATGGTTTGGTGATCTGGTTACCGCCGAATCCTGGTCCAACTTAACGATGAACGAATCTTTCGCAACCTTCGGTGAAATCATCTGGCATGAGCATGATGGCGGCAAGGAAAAAGGTGATAAATCAAGATTTGAAAAACTACAATCCTATCTCAAATCAACCAAAAATGGCAATAGTCCAGCGCTCGCGCGTTACTATTACCACGACAAAGAAGATATGTTTGATAACATCAGCTACGCCAAGGGCTCATTGATCTTATACGCCTTAAAAGAACAGATGGGTGATGCTGCCTTTTATCAATCACTCAAAAAATACCTGACCGAGAATTCTTTCAAAACTGGGGAGCCACAG
The window above is part of the Sphingobacterium sp. ML3W genome. Proteins encoded here:
- a CDS encoding M1 family metallopeptidase, which encodes MRKRIAFLYLALSLSAIGMSQAQQLPIDQQYRSTPTRVNNLVHTKLDVRFDYKNQFLNGKEWVTLQPHFYPTDSLRLDAKGMDIKQIALVNGQQLIPLEFTYDDNSLLIKLDRNYLSNEKYTIYLDYTAKPNLLKAQGSAAINDAKGLYFINPAKSTPNKPQQIWTQGETEASSAWFPTIDRPNQKTTAEISMTVLDNYVSLSNGALVNQQKNNDGTRTDTWKMDLPHAPYLFMMAVGDFKIFQDKYNNIPVDYYLEPKYAPYAKDIFGKTPAMMDFYGKTLGIPYPWNKYAQIVCRDYVSGAMENTTATLHGEHVQKTKRELLDENEEGTIAHELFHQWFGDLVTAESWSNLTMNESFATFGEIIWHEHDGGKEKGDKSRFEKLQSYLKSTKNGNSPALARYYYHDKEDMFDNISYAKGSLILYALKEQMGDAAFYQSLKKYLTENSFKTGEPQQLRLTMEEVTGKDWAPYFNQWYYKGGHPILKVTTKNENNILSLNIAQVQDSAVQTFQIPLAIDIHTKEGKMRKTVQLNKRNTQLTIPLKNTVEFIDIDPEKTLVGEIRIDKTEADYRYQYAHAPSFANRVTAMLFAIKNPKTTAGREILTAALADPDADLVATAIQGLDLTDPTSRKSTANSIASLAEKSTASVVRASAIRKLGQIKDKKYKNLLLNGVKDQSYMVIASSIMAIKDAYPDQLQQTLKQIDPEASEYLKTLLTDLSKL